The following are encoded together in the Thermosipho japonicus genome:
- a CDS encoding Rossmann-like and DUF2520 domain-containing protein, producing MKINIVGVGKVTTALSYNLKDKVDIGYILSSDLNKAKKLSNELGKGIPVTYNDNFKFEDIVLVGINDSALPDTVDLIKNFVSEGNTVIHFSGFHSSTIFPKEWNPASIHPNCPVIGKETNFKDVVFGIEGNTKIAKEIVNLLGGKYFEIPSESKVLYHLSAVLMSNFPLALVYLAEKLYKNANLSNKMFLEVMESLLKTTIENVKKNGTLNSITGPIYREDVDIVNVEMEIFCSTFPELCNLFDGFIQIILSMKEEKETESS from the coding sequence ATGAAAATAAATATAGTTGGCGTTGGAAAAGTAACCACTGCACTTTCTTATAATCTAAAAGATAAAGTAGATATTGGATACATACTTTCAAGTGATTTAAACAAAGCAAAAAAACTCTCTAATGAACTTGGAAAAGGTATTCCAGTAACATATAATGACAATTTTAAATTTGAAGATATAGTACTTGTTGGTATAAATGATTCAGCTTTACCAGATACTGTAGACCTAATTAAAAATTTTGTTTCCGAAGGAAATACTGTTATTCACTTTAGCGGGTTTCATTCTTCAACAATATTTCCAAAAGAATGGAATCCTGCATCAATACATCCTAATTGTCCTGTGATAGGCAAGGAAACAAACTTTAAAGATGTGGTATTTGGAATTGAAGGAAATACAAAAATTGCAAAAGAAATAGTAAATTTGCTTGGCGGGAAATATTTTGAAATTCCATCCGAATCAAAAGTTCTTTATCATCTTTCTGCAGTTTTAATGAGTAACTTTCCACTTGCACTTGTATACCTTGCCGAAAAACTTTATAAAAATGCAAATTTATCAAACAAAATGTTCCTTGAAGTTATGGAAAGCCTTTTAAAAACAACAATTGAAAATGTTAAAAAAAATGGGACCTTAAACTCTATAACTGGTCCCATTTACAGAGAAGATGTGGATATTGTAAACGTTGAAATGGAAATATTTTGTAGTACTTTTCCTG
- a CDS encoding DMT family transporter codes for MWITIRIILLGFERIFGKILTENSSPIISAWGFFGFSTLMFLPFINYLNFDIIKVSLISGTIYSFSFFLYMYALSNEDVSVVAPLYNINAIFLIFISFLFLSEKITIQKIAGSFLMIYGISYLKKEKSISSSYKNILKSKGALSMIISSLLMAIGRVIDGFLTTSFNKLGYSFGVYLIITTYFFIISFLSHKNVKIHIDYTKKNIIYLILGGFCNAYAYFALLMAFKYMDVSIAEPVSMISALVSVLFSYIIFKEKIKVRIFGTILLISGAFVIYI; via the coding sequence ATGTGGATAACAATTAGGATAATTTTACTCGGTTTTGAGAGGATATTTGGAAAAATACTAACAGAAAATTCCTCACCAATCATATCTGCATGGGGTTTTTTCGGTTTTTCAACATTAATGTTTTTACCGTTTATAAACTATCTTAATTTTGATATAATAAAAGTATCTTTAATAAGTGGAACAATATATTCTTTTTCCTTTTTCTTATATATGTACGCTCTATCAAACGAAGATGTTTCAGTTGTAGCACCACTTTATAATATAAATGCTATATTTTTAATTTTTATAAGTTTTTTATTTTTAAGCGAAAAAATTACCATACAAAAAATTGCCGGTAGCTTTCTAATGATATATGGTATTTCGTACCTAAAAAAAGAAAAATCAATCTCAAGTTCATATAAAAATATATTAAAAAGTAAAGGTGCCCTTTCTATGATTATTTCCTCTCTACTTATGGCAATAGGTAGAGTCATTGATGGATTTCTTACTACATCATTCAACAAACTTGGTTATTCTTTTGGTGTTTATTTAATAATTACAACTTACTTTTTTATCATAAGTTTTTTATCACACAAAAATGTGAAGATACATATAGACTATACAAAGAAAAACATAATATACCTTATATTAGGTGGTTTTTGTAATGCGTATGCATACTTTGCACTGCTAATGGCTTTTAAATATATGGATGTTAGCATTGCAGAACCTGTCTCTATGATTTCAGCGTTGGTTTCCGTACTATTCTCATACATTATATTTAAAGAAAAAATTAAAGTAAGAATATTTGGAACAATTTTACTAATTTCAGGTGCATTTGTAATATACATTTAG
- the ybeY gene encoding rRNA maturation RNase YbeY: MITTNKQIEEGYLKYMDKILKNEIGKDVNVNLVFIDKDEIEKLNNQYRNISTPTDVLTFVYGDDDLYAEIFVCEDVIKENAEKFSNTFEKELLTVLIHAALHVAGYDHEYDTTNAKEMFQKQEEYLKKYDVDNN, translated from the coding sequence ATGATAACAACAAACAAACAAATTGAAGAAGGATACTTAAAATATATGGATAAAATTCTAAAAAATGAAATAGGTAAAGATGTTAATGTAAATTTGGTCTTTATCGATAAAGATGAAATTGAAAAATTAAACAACCAATATAGAAATATAAGTACTCCAACAGATGTACTAACCTTTGTATACGGTGACGACGATTTATATGCAGAAATATTCGTATGTGAAGATGTTATAAAAGAAAATGCCGAGAAATTTTCTAATACCTTTGAAAAGGAATTACTTACAGTTTTAATACACGCAGCATTGCATGTAGCAGGCTATGACCATGAATATGATACAACCAATGCAAAAGAAATGTTTCAAAAACAAGAAGAGTACTTAAAAAAATATGATGTGGATAACAATTAG
- a CDS encoding DUF554 domain-containing protein produces MITPVVNAIAIVIGSLIGIILKKGFPENIKKILFFAVGLSTIGMAINMIIKANNFLIVLGSMAIGGIIGELINIEGKLKKIGDSIKEGDFSTGFVASSILFLVGPLTIIGSITAGLTKDGSLIYMKSLLDGISSIVLSSIYGLGVMLSAISVLLVQGSLVLLSSKLSFLTNPLYLNDLVAVGGVMVIGIGLKILDIKDTKVGNFLPALFISPILSFLTSLL; encoded by the coding sequence ATGATTACACCTGTTGTAAATGCAATAGCAATTGTTATCGGAAGTTTAATTGGAATAATCTTAAAAAAAGGATTCCCGGAAAACATCAAAAAAATTCTCTTTTTTGCAGTCGGACTAAGTACAATTGGTATGGCTATAAATATGATAATAAAAGCCAACAACTTTTTAATAGTATTAGGCTCTATGGCTATTGGTGGAATAATCGGAGAATTAATAAATATAGAAGGTAAATTAAAAAAAATCGGTGATAGTATTAAAGAAGGTGACTTTTCGACTGGCTTTGTTGCATCTTCAATCCTTTTTTTAGTAGGACCCTTGACAATTATTGGTTCTATTACCGCAGGTCTTACCAAAGACGGTTCATTAATTTACATGAAATCACTACTCGACGGAATTTCCTCAATAGTTCTTTCATCGATATATGGTCTTGGAGTTATGCTATCTGCTATTTCAGTTTTACTGGTTCAAGGTTCATTAGTTCTTCTTTCCTCAAAACTTTCTTTTTTAACAAATCCTTTATATTTAAATGACTTGGTTGCAGTAGGTGGAGTAATGGTAATAGGAATAGGATTAAAAATACTTGATATAAAGGATACAAAAGTTGGGAATTTTCTTCCTGCACTTTTTATATCACCAATATTAAGTTTTTTAACTAGCTTACTCTAG